The genomic window gtggtgtttaAGACAGGGTTTGTGAGGGTGATTGTTTAGTGGTCTTTATGCCATTTCACTGTGAATGTGTTTTGTCAGCACTGTGTTTgttgaagaggaggaaggggggtcatCTGTGAGCATATGCTACTAAAGTATGAAGCATTTGGCAGTTGGTGGTTATTTGCAGAGTGGTTTAGATGAAAAgcgtctagtgctgttgcaaagaaatgGAGTGACAAGAATGTTGAAGTGGGACTGTTTTGGAAGAAACCTTGTTTCTGTGAGCAGGTGCTGTGAGTGCTTTGTGGTGACTAGGCAGATGGTGATTGTTTTGAGTACACTCTTTCCTGTGGTTTACAGTTTTGTTTTGCTTGCCCTTTTTCTTTACATGGTGGGTAACCAGGCAGGTTTAGGGTAGAAAATATGAATGTATTCGTAGAAAAGAGCAATGGGTCTTTTTTCCTATCCAAATTTAGTACGATGAAGTGGTCTGGTGGTGTTTATATTGTTTGTTACCTTTGTGTTGATGTACGTAAGTGGTACGGGATGTGAAGGTAATACAAGTGTCGAATGCGATGCCTCCCATAAATGAATTGTTGGTTTGTTGAGTGAGAATCATTGATCCCTCAAGGTGACAGGAGGGTATAGGTTTAATTCATGTCTATATTGGGggttaaaaatgaaatgaatatcgaTGAACACAAATCCACATGAATATAAATCattggtgactgtgtgtgtggttggttttaGAACCCGTCATTCTCTCGGATCGAGATGGTTTGTTCTCTTATTTACCTTAAGTGTGTTCCTTGTGGTACGCGTTTGGCTGCCATGAACGTACCTCAACCATCGTGTCACACTGGCTTCATGAAGTCATGTCACTCTTCACCACAGCGAGCTCTTAGCTGGCCAGTTTGTACCCAACCAGTGAATGTGTATTGTCCGTACACACATGGAATATGTATTTGGCTTTACAGCTTTAACTGAGTCTTTGTTTACCAGAGTATTGCAGTAAGTTATGTATTGAGGAGCACCTTGTCATAAAGCCAAAACAGAACAGTCGAAAATGACCTTAACTTAGTAGCCTGACGATGAAGTACCTGGGTTGAACCTCAGGCCCTGttatcttcctcctttccttctcttttcttatctttctcttccgTAGTTGGTGGGCAGCCACCACCCGTAGTGGTGGTACAGCCCGCCTGGGTATCGcgagggagggttagtgactgcGGCTGCACGGTAAGGAAGGATCccattggctgtcaagtttcactcctatGTCCTAGCTTGCTGTGTCTTTTGTTCCTGCTTCGGCCACGCATGGACTcgctggcagtcagtccacagagGTATAAGCTCTGCGTCTCACAcctgacaacatgtaactcacacaactcttaCTTCGTAACTCTAGGTTTTCCCTACTGTGAGTGGTACGTGTTAGCCATGCCCTTTCGTAGAAAGTAGTCATAAGATCTCGAATATAGGTACTTACTCGCTAAACACCATAGAGCCTTTGAATAAACACCTAAATTACTCAACTCCCCAAAGCCCGTCCCACATTCATTAATAATAAGGGAAGATATTCGTAGCTTTGTGTGCAGCTAACGTGACCTGGAGGGCCAATGTGCGCAGCGTAAATGTATCTATATGGCTTGAAGAAAATTATTTTGAACGCTTCAAGGAAATTCATGTGTTCAAGCTTTATTCTATTCTTCTGGTGGTTATAATCTGAAACCTGGGGGCCTTAATATATCCGGAGGGCAGTGGCTAGGCCTCAGGTTCAATTAACCCACCAATCACAgaagggatgaagggagggagaggggatgtggACAGTCTAAGGACAAGGTGCCATTCCAGGATAAAGCCTAGCCAGTCTCTGACCATTTATTACTCTTGGGTCACAGCAGCCCACAAGTGACAATGGTATCAGTGTAGCGCATCGTGTCATCTTATTTCTAAGTTCTTAAAGGTGGATTAAAACTTTGGATATTATAGAAATGTAAAGTATATTCTATAAGGTTTTTATAATTTTCTCCATAGATCTTGAAGCCTGATTTTGACAGTACGGTTCATTTAGacggcaggtgatggtggtgctacCGCTGCTTCCTGCTGTTTGTAGGTGTTGAAGAATGCTTGCCTGGCGGCCGCCACCTCGGCAGTGTCGATAACCTGAGGCAATGCTCCAGGTACGCTGGCGGGGAGGTCGGCGGCGTAGGGACCATACCACTTGGGCTGGTATGGGTTACGTTCGTTGGCTGCCTGAACGGCGGCAAGAGCAGCTGATTCAATAGTTTGGAAAACTTTGTGGAAATTAGCTTTCTCTACCGCCACGTCTGGGGCGTCCTGAACGAATGGGAAAGCCGAGCACACGCCCAGCACTGCCAAGATAACCTGGAGGAAAGACATATGTTAAACCAAGATAACTTGGAGGAAAGACATGTATTAAATCAAGATAACTTGAAGGAAAGACATGTATCAAGCCAAGATAACTTGAAGGAAAGACATGTATTAAATCAAGTAACTTGAAGGAAAGACATGTATCAA from Panulirus ornatus isolate Po-2019 chromosome 58, ASM3632096v1, whole genome shotgun sequence includes these protein-coding regions:
- the LOC139766607 gene encoding cuticle protein CP1499-like, with protein sequence MRALVILAVLGVCSAFPFVQDAPDVAVEKANFHKVFQTIESAALAAVQAANERNPYQPKWYGPYAADLPASVPGALPQVIDTAEVAAARQAFFNTYKQQEAAVAPPSPAV